The uncultured Methanoregula sp. genomic sequence GCGGCCGCCCCCGGGAAGATCATACACCTGTTTGACCCCGCTCCGCTTCCCGCGCTTGGCTCTCGCCTGTCCCCCGATCTCCACGATATCCATGGCAAAATCGATGACCGGTGCATTGGCGATCGCCCCGCCGACCCCGAACGCATCCACGATATCCCGGTAAGCTGCCACGTCTTCACGGGTCACTCCCCCGGATAAGAATATCTTCACGCCGGTATGCCCGTGCATATCGAGCTCCCAGCGGACCTCCTCGATGATAGAGCGCATGTTGCCCCGGCGCGACCGGGGGGTATCGAGCCGGACTGCCGTTGCCCCGCATTCCGCTGCCCGCAGGGACTCGGATTTCTCATCGCAGTACGTGTCGCAGAGCATGATCCGCGGTACCTCTTTTGGGGCATGACGAGCGAACGAACGCCAGGCATCTTCCGGTCGCGGGTAACACATCACGAACGCGTGGGGCATGGTCCCGACGACAGGCATCCCTTCCGGGGCACAGGTATTGGAGACCCCGTCAACCCCGCCGATCCAGGCCGACCGCTCGATCATGGCGGCGATCGCGGGGTGCTGCCGGCGCGAGCCGAACGAAAAGACCGGCCGGGTCCGGGCGGCAATCTTGATGTGGGCTGCGGCGGTAGCGATACCGGATGCGTGGCAGAGAAAACCGAGAATGGCAGTCTCGTACCGGCAGAAATCGCGGTATTTCCCGGTAATACGGAGGACCGGATCATTTTTGTAAAAGACCGTGCCTTCGGGCAGGGCATCCACCGTGACCGGTATCCCGTCAAGCAGGGCGACAACATCTGAAAGCCCCGAGAAGACTGCCCACGAATCCGGCAGGGTTGTGGCGGTCACTTCCATGACAACGTCCGGGTTGAGGTTGTCCTGCCCGAGCGCCTCTTCCGTGCGAACAAAATAGATATCCGTGCAGTCGCCGTTCTTTATCGTTTCGTCGCTGATCGTGAGAAACGTGCCCATGCGAAAGCGTTTGGGCGCTCACGCGATTACGTTTGCGTTTGGCGGGTCCGCGGGCATTCGCTAAATATTAGTGCAGATCCCGCCAATCATTCTCCTGCGAAGGGATACTATGCAGGGCAGAATCCATAGGGAACCATACGACATCACAATGCGCAGGCAGGAGTCCTGATGCTCGGGATTATCGGGGGAACGAGTCTTCTCTTCTCCACGCTCCCGGAACTGGAAGCCCGCACGGTCAGTACCCCGTTCGGGAACGCCGAAGTGCTCTCCGGGGATATCGTAATGCTGATGCGCCACCAGCACAACCGCCCCCCGCACCGTATCAATTTCCGCGCGAACCTGGCGGCACTCGCGATTGCCGGTGCTGACAACATTGTTGCATTCGCCTCGTCAGGTTCGATGAACCGGGATATTGCCCCGGGGTCGCTCGTAATACCGACTGATTATATCAGCCTCGCCGATATCCCTTCCATCCATGACCACGCGGTTGAGCACGTTATGCCGGAACTGTCCAGAGAACTCTCAGAGACCCTGCACCGCGCAGTTCCCGCAGCCCGGCTTGGCGGAACGTACGTCCAGACCCGGGGGCCCCGGTTCGAGACCGCTGCCGAGATCAAAGCCTTATCGAAAATTGCTGATCTCGTGGGAATGACCCTTGCATCCGAAGCTTCACTTGCAAAGGAACTCGGCATACCGTTTGCCGCCATCTGCACGGTGGATAATTATGCAAACGGGCTTACCGACGAGCCACTCACGTGGGAAGAGGTGCTTGAGATCTCCCGGCAGTACCGGAAGCGGACCGGAGAGATAGTGAATACCATCATCAGGAACCTGGGTTAAGATACAGGATGTGGAAGATACCATGGACGAGATCTTTACAAAAAAGCGCTCGCTGCTCATCGCAAATGTCGTGAGCAACGGGAAGAAGACCGACATTTTTGTTGACGAGAAGGGAACGATCCGGGGCATTGGCCCGAAGGTCCGGTCAGAGCACAAGGGCGAAGCGGATGTCGTGATCGACGGGGATGGTGCACTGGCCCTGCCGGGCCTTGTCAATACCCACACGCACGCGGCAATGACGCTTCTCAGAGGTTATGCGGACGACATGATCCTGCAGGACTGGCTCTCGCAGAAGATCTGGCCCCTCGAGGCGCACCTGACCGGGAAGGATGTGTACTGGGGAACGAAGCTCGCCTGCATCGAGATGATCCGGAGCGGGACGACCGCATTCAACGACATGTACTTCTTCATGGACGAGGCAGCCCGGGCAGTTGACGAGGCAGGGATCCGTGCGGTCCTGTCCTACGGGTTCATCGATCTCTTTAACGACGAGAAACGCGAGAACGAGTGCAAAGCCACCGAAAAACTCGCGTCCCACGTCCGCACGATGAACAATCCCCGGATCAAAACGGCGGTCGGCCCCCATGCCATCTACACGGTCTCGCCCCAGGGTCTGAAATGGTGCGCAGAGTTTGCAAAGGAGCAGAAGATCGGGATCCACATCCACCTCTCCGAGACAGAGAAGGAAGTGACCGACTGCGTTGCCCGGCACGGCAAACGGCCTGCCGCCCACCTGGATGACTGCGGGATCCTGACCCCCCGGACCATCGCGGCGCACTGCTGCTGGCTCGACGAGGCGGAATGCTCGCTTCTCGGGAAGCACAAGGTCTCGGTCTCGCACAACCCGGCAAGCAACATGAAGCTTGCAACCAACCGGGCCATGCCGTACGCAACCCTTGCCGCTGCCGGGGCAAACACCTGCCTTGGCACGGACGGCTGCGCATCCAACAACAACCTCGACATGTTCGAGGAGGCCAAGACAGCAGCGCTCCTGCAGAAGTTCTTCTGGAACAACCCGACGGTTCTCCCGGCAGCCGAAGCCCTTCAGATGGCAACCGCAAACGGGGCAAAGGCGCTGGGCTTTGGCACCGGCTCGCTCGCGGTCGGTGCACCCGCGGATATTGTCCTAGTCTCCACCCGTGCAGCCTGCAACATCCCGCTCCACAACGCGACCTCGAACCTCGTGTACGCCTGCAGCGGCGGGGCAGTCGAGACCACCATCTGCGATGGCATGGTCCTGATGCTCAACCGCGAGATCCCGGGTGAGGAAAAGATCCTTACCGGCGCGGCATCCGCGGCAGAGGATCTCGTGAAACGTGCGCAGTCAGCGTAGATGGAATTGTTCCATGAAAACGTGCATGCGACAGCCGGTAACAATCGCTGCCATCATCCTGGTCATTCTTTTTTTCAGTATTGCTGTTGCCGGTTGTACCGGTACCCTCCCGGGAACTCCCGCGGGCGTGCCCAGATCAGACAATACCGGGAAGTTGTCCGTTTACTTTCTCGATGTCGGGCAGGGGGATTCCGAGCTTTTGATTTTTGGCAACAAAACCATCCTGATCGATGCCGGCGAGATCGATATGGGCGACCGGGTTGTTGCAGACCTGGAGAAACTCGGCGTGACCCGGATCGATCTCCTGGTTGCTACCCACCCGCACTCCGATCATATCGGCGGGATGCAGAAAGTGCTTGCCCGGTTCCCGGTCGGGCAGGTGCTCGATGCCGGCCTGCCCCACCCGTCACCGGTGTACGAGCAGTTCCTGGAAACGATCGATGCCCGGCACATCCCCTACACCGTTGCCGTGCAGGGGCAGACCATTGATATCGACCCGGCGCTCCGCATCCTCGTCCTCTCTCCGCCGGCACAGCGCTTCGGCGACGACCCGAACCAGAACTCCGTGGCGCTCCGCATATCCTACGGCACCGTTGATCTCCTCATGACCGGCGACCTTGGCGGCGAGGCAGAGGCAGCTCTTGCAAAGACCGGCTATCCTCTCGACGCCGAGATCCTCAAAGTCGGCCACCACGGGAGCAGGTACTCGACATCGGCAGCATTCCTTGCCCGGGTCCACCCGGAAGTTGCCATCATTGAGGACGGGAAGGACAACCTGTATGGGCATCCTCACGACGAGACCCTGCAAAGTCTCAAAAAGGCCGGCATTACCGTGTACCGGACCGACCTTGACGGGACGGTCCTTGTCCGCAGTGACGGGATCTCCTACTCGGTGAAGACCGAAAACGGCGCCGGGAACCTGTGGGGCCCGCAGGCGACAACGGTTCCTGCAGGAAACCCGGCGATCACGATCCCGGCTTCGGTATCCGGGCTGAATGTGACCGTGCCCACCCTTCCTGCGGATCTCAGCCTGACCCTCCCGTCCATACCGGCAACGGTCACCGTCCCCGTCCCTTCCTTCACCCTGCCTCCCGTCCAGATCGGCAACGCTTCATCGGTTTACATCAGCGCCACGCAGTTCAATGCCCCGGGGGATGACCGGCTGAACCTGAACGGCGAATGGGTCCGGCTCACCAACCGGGGTACGGGTCCGGTTCTTATCGCGGGCTGGACCCTTTCCGACAGGACCAGCTCCTATACCTACCGCTTCCCGGCAACAATCCTGCTGCTGGCCTCCTCGGTAACCGTTTATACCGGTACCGGGATGATGAACGATACTGCACTCTTCATGGGACGGAGCGAACCGCTCTTTGGTAACAGCGGCGATACGGCAATTCTCCGGGATGGAACGGGAGTACTGATCGACCAGCGATCCGGGGGAAGAACAACATGAAGGCCACCGTAGACCGGATAGAAGGATCGATCGCCGTGCTGATCACCCGTGAAGATGAGCCGGTCCGGCTGAACCTCCCGGTAACCCTCCTCCCGCCCGGCACCCGGGAAGGCGATATCGTTACTCTCGCGATCGAACGCGACGAGGATGCGACACGGGTGGCAAAGGAACGGGTAGCAGGGCTTATCGGGAAACTGGGCGCCAGGAAATAAGAACGAACCGGCCCTGCCCGGCAATAAAGACGCCGGCTGCACACCGATCCGACACTATTTTACATTTTCCCGATCAATACGCCGGACATGTCTCATCACGAAGCATTTGAACACCATGACCATGCCAGGCCAGCCGGGGTCTCAAAAACCTGCCGCGTCTGCAAAACCACCTACTCCCACGAGAAAAACCCCTCCCACTTCGGCATCTGCCACAACTGCGGGTACAAGATCCTGATCGTGCTCTTCATCGTGATGATATCAGTTTCATACATTGCATGGTTCGGTGTCATCTGAGAACATTCTGAATACTTTTTTTACCCATTTACCGGATCGCATTCCCGCGGGGTTCCCCAACCATTAAGTAGTGCCGGTACTGCATTAGGCTCTGAGGAAGTTGTCGCATGGCTGCTGCTGTTCTTGATCTGGCTGTCCTTCTCTTTGAATATCTCAACGTGCTGGTTGCGTTCATCGCACTTGTTCTTGCCGCGAAATGGAATAAGACCGAGTTTTTCGCAGGCCTCTTCTTCCTGCTCATCTATACGGTCCTCGATGCCATCGAGCTCTCGCTCATCACCGTCTTTGACGTCTC encodes the following:
- a CDS encoding DUF3006 domain-containing protein yields the protein MKATVDRIEGSIAVLITREDEPVRLNLPVTLLPPGTREGDIVTLAIERDEDATRVAKERVAGLIGKLGARK
- a CDS encoding nicotinate phosphoribosyltransferase — protein: MGTFLTISDETIKNGDCTDIYFVRTEEALGQDNLNPDVVMEVTATTLPDSWAVFSGLSDVVALLDGIPVTVDALPEGTVFYKNDPVLRITGKYRDFCRYETAILGFLCHASGIATAAAHIKIAARTRPVFSFGSRRQHPAIAAMIERSAWIGGVDGVSNTCAPEGMPVVGTMPHAFVMCYPRPEDAWRSFARHAPKEVPRIMLCDTYCDEKSESLRAAECGATAVRLDTPRSRRGNMRSIIEEVRWELDMHGHTGVKIFLSGGVTREDVAAYRDIVDAFGVGGAIANAPVIDFAMDIVEIGGQARAKRGKRSGVKQVYDLPGGGRRTLPAASAPPAGAVPLITGFIEKGRVITLPDMQDARARLQKKVPSLMGSGDP
- a CDS encoding amidohydrolase family protein, coding for MDEIFTKKRSLLIANVVSNGKKTDIFVDEKGTIRGIGPKVRSEHKGEADVVIDGDGALALPGLVNTHTHAAMTLLRGYADDMILQDWLSQKIWPLEAHLTGKDVYWGTKLACIEMIRSGTTAFNDMYFFMDEAARAVDEAGIRAVLSYGFIDLFNDEKRENECKATEKLASHVRTMNNPRIKTAVGPHAIYTVSPQGLKWCAEFAKEQKIGIHIHLSETEKEVTDCVARHGKRPAAHLDDCGILTPRTIAAHCCWLDEAECSLLGKHKVSVSHNPASNMKLATNRAMPYATLAAAGANTCLGTDGCASNNNLDMFEEAKTAALLQKFFWNNPTVLPAAEALQMATANGAKALGFGTGSLAVGAPADIVLVSTRAACNIPLHNATSNLVYACSGGAVETTICDGMVLMLNREIPGEEKILTGAASAAEDLVKRAQSA
- a CDS encoding lamin tail domain-containing protein encodes the protein MKTCMRQPVTIAAIILVILFFSIAVAGCTGTLPGTPAGVPRSDNTGKLSVYFLDVGQGDSELLIFGNKTILIDAGEIDMGDRVVADLEKLGVTRIDLLVATHPHSDHIGGMQKVLARFPVGQVLDAGLPHPSPVYEQFLETIDARHIPYTVAVQGQTIDIDPALRILVLSPPAQRFGDDPNQNSVALRISYGTVDLLMTGDLGGEAEAALAKTGYPLDAEILKVGHHGSRYSTSAAFLARVHPEVAIIEDGKDNLYGHPHDETLQSLKKAGITVYRTDLDGTVLVRSDGISYSVKTENGAGNLWGPQATTVPAGNPAITIPASVSGLNVTVPTLPADLSLTLPSIPATVTVPVPSFTLPPVQIGNASSVYISATQFNAPGDDRLNLNGEWVRLTNRGTGPVLIAGWTLSDRTSSYTYRFPATILLLASSVTVYTGTGMMNDTALFMGRSEPLFGNSGDTAILRDGTGVLIDQRSGGRTT
- a CDS encoding MTAP family purine nucleoside phosphorylase, with amino-acid sequence MLGIIGGTSLLFSTLPELEARTVSTPFGNAEVLSGDIVMLMRHQHNRPPHRINFRANLAALAIAGADNIVAFASSGSMNRDIAPGSLVIPTDYISLADIPSIHDHAVEHVMPELSRELSETLHRAVPAARLGGTYVQTRGPRFETAAEIKALSKIADLVGMTLASEASLAKELGIPFAAICTVDNYANGLTDEPLTWEEVLEISRQYRKRTGEIVNTIIRNLG